One Cuculus canorus isolate bCucCan1 chromosome 1, bCucCan1.pri, whole genome shotgun sequence DNA segment encodes these proteins:
- the SCNN1A gene encoding amiloride-sensitive sodium channel subunit alpha, giving the protein MPEGEKTRQWKQEEEQQQKEEEQEGLIEFYGSYQELFQFFCSNTTIHGAIRLVCSKKNKMKTAFWSVLFFLTFGLMYWQFGILYREYFSYPVNLNLNLSSDRLTFPAVTLCTLNPYRYSAIRKKLDELDQITHQTLLDLYDYNMSLARSDWSTQSTGKRSSRSLLHQVQRHPLRRQKRDNLVNLPENSPSVDKNDWKIGFVLCSENNKDCFHQAYSSGVDAVREWYSFHYINILAQVPDAKALDESDFENFIYACRFNEATCDKANYTHFHHPLYGNCYTFNDNSSSLWTSSLPGINNGLSLVVRTEQNDFIPLLSTVTGARVMVHDQNEPAFMDDGGFNVRPGIETSISMRKEMTVRLGGSYSDCTEDGSDVPVQNLYSSRYTEQVCIRSCFQLNMVDRCGCAYYFYPLPAGAEYCDYTKHMAWGYCYYKLLAEFKADVLGCFHKCRKPCKMTEYRLSAGYSHWPSAVSEDWVFYMLSQQNKYNITSKRNGVAKVNIFFEQWNYKTNGESPAFTVVTLLSQLGNQWSLWFGSSVLSVMELAELVLDFIAITCILALRWFRSRKQLSTPGPPPNSHDNTAFQDEVPALGAPHRFTVEAVVTMLPSYNSLEPCGPSKDGEVGRE; this is encoded by the exons ATGCCAGAAGGGGAGAAAACGAGGCAATGGAAGCaagaagaggagcagcagcagaaagaagaggagcaaGAGGGTCTCATCGAGTTCTACGGTTCCTACCAGGAGCTATTCCAGTTCTTCTGCAGCAACACGACCATCCATGGGGCTATCCGCCTGGTGTGCTCCAAAAAGAATAAGATGAAGACGGCCTTCTGGTCCGTTCTCTTCTTTCTCACCTTCGGCTTAATGTACTGGCAGTTTGGGATCCTCTACAGGGAGTACTTCAGCTACCCTGTCAACCTGAACCTCAACCTCAGCTCGGACAGGCTGACTTTCCCAGCCGTGACGCTATGCACCCTCAATCCATACAG GTACAGCGCCATCCGGAAGAAGCTGGATGAGCTGGACCAAATCACCCATCAGACACTGCTAGACCTTTATGACTACAACATGTCTCTGGCACGAAGCGACTGGTCCACACAGTCCACGGGAAAGCGTAGCTCAAGGAGCCTGCTCCATCAAGTTCAGCGCCACCCGTTGCGAAGGCAGAAGCGGGATAACTTGGTCAACTTGCCAGAGAACAGCCCCTCAGTGGATAAGAACGACTGGAAAATTGGCTTTGTTCTG TGCAGTGAAAACAACAAGGATTGTTTCCATCAGGCGTACTCCTCAGGGGTGGATGCCGTGCGGGAATGGTACAGCTTTCACTATATCAATATCCTGGCACAGGTGCCTGATGCAAAAGCCCTGGATGAGTCTGACTTTGAGAATTTCATCTATGCTTGCCGCTTCAATGAAGCAACATGTGACAAGGC GAATTACACACACTTCCACCATCCCTTGTATGGGAACTGCTATACCTTTAatgacaacagcagcagcctgtggaCATCCTCGCTGCCTGGGATCAATAATG GTCTCTCTCTGGTGGTGCGCACTGAACAGAATGATTTCATTCCTCTGTTGTCCACGGTGACAGGAGCCAGGGTCATGGTCCATGATCAGAATGAGCCAGCCTTCATGGATGATGGGGGTTTCAATGTGCGTCCCGGTATTGAGACCTCCATCAGCATGAGAAAG GAGATGACTGTGCGCCTTGGGGGCAGTTACAGTGATTGCACAGAGGATGGCAGTGATGTGCCAGTGCAAAATCTGTACTCTTCTCGCTATACCGAACAG GTCTGCATTCGCTCCTGCTTTCAGCTCAACATGGTAGATCGCTGTGGCTGTGCATATTACTTCTATCCCTTACCTGCTGGAGCAGAGTACTGTGACTACACAAAGCACATGGCCTGGG gCTACTGCTATTACAAACTCCTGGCTGAATTCAAAGCTGACGTGCTGGGCTGTTTCCACAAATGTCGGAAACCTTGCAA AATGACAGAATACCGTCTGTCAGCTGGATACTCCCACTGGCCTTCTGCTGTCTCAGAG GACTGGGTTTTTTACATGCTTTCACAACAGAACAAATACAATATCACATCAAAAAG GAACGGAGTTGCCAAAGTGAATATCTTTTTTGAGCAGTGGAACTACAAGACCAATGGGGAGTCTCCAGCCTTTACG GTAGTGACTCTGCTGTCCCAGCTTGGGAACCAGTGGAGTCTCTGGTTTGGATCCTCTGTCCTGTCTGTGATGGAGCTTGCAGAGCTGGTCCTGGATTTCATCGCCATTACCTGTATCTTGGCCTTACGCTGGTTCCGTTCCCGGAAGCAGCTCTCCACTCCAGGACCCCCTCCAAACAGTCACGATAACACTGCTTTCCAAGATGAGGTGCCAGCCCTTGGTGCTCCACACCGCTTCACTGTTGAGGCTGTAGTGACCATGCTGCCATCCTACAACAGTCTGGAACCATGTGGGCCAAGCAAAGATGGTGAGGTGGGACGTGAGTGA
- the VAMP1 gene encoding vesicle-associated membrane protein 1 isoform X2 produces MSEPAQQPAPGAPEGAAPGGGPPGPPPNLTSNRRMQQTQAQVEEVVDIMRVNLDKVLERDQKLSELDDRADALQAGASQFESSAAKLKRKYWWKNCKMMIMMGVICAIVVVVIVTLSPAASSPFSC; encoded by the exons AT GTCTGAACCAGCTCAGCAACCTGCTCCCGGGGCCCCCGAAGGGGCGGCCCCCGGTGGCGGCCCCCCCGGGCCACCTCCCAACCTGACCAGTAACCGGCGGATGCAGCAGACGCAGGCCCAGGTGGAGGAG GTGGTTGATATAATGCGTGTAAACTTAGACAAGGTGCTGGAAAGAGATCAGAAACTGTCAGAGCTAGATGACCGGGCAGATGCACTTCAAGCTGGTGCCTCACAATTTGAAAGTAGTGCAGCAAAACTCAAAAGGAAGTACTGGTGGAAGAACTGCAAG ATGATGATCATGATGGGAGTGATTTGTGCCattgtggtggtggtgattgTAA ctctcagccctgctgcttcctcaCCTTTCTCATGCTGA
- the VAMP1 gene encoding vesicle-associated membrane protein 1 isoform X3 — protein MSEPAQQPAPGAPEGAAPGGGPPGPPPNLTSNRRMQQTQAQVEEVVDIMRVNLDKVLERDQKLSELDDRADALQAGASQFESSAAKLKRKYWWKNCKMMIMMGVICAIVVVVIVIYFFT, from the exons AT GTCTGAACCAGCTCAGCAACCTGCTCCCGGGGCCCCCGAAGGGGCGGCCCCCGGTGGCGGCCCCCCCGGGCCACCTCCCAACCTGACCAGTAACCGGCGGATGCAGCAGACGCAGGCCCAGGTGGAGGAG GTGGTTGATATAATGCGTGTAAACTTAGACAAGGTGCTGGAAAGAGATCAGAAACTGTCAGAGCTAGATGACCGGGCAGATGCACTTCAAGCTGGTGCCTCACAATTTGAAAGTAGTGCAGCAAAACTCAAAAGGAAGTACTGGTGGAAGAACTGCAAG ATGATGATCATGATGGGAGTGATTTGTGCCattgtggtggtggtgattgTAA TTTACTTTTTTACTTGA
- the VAMP1 gene encoding vesicle-associated membrane protein 1 isoform X1, translating to MSEPAQQPAPGAPEGAAPGGGPPGPPPNLTSNRRMQQTQAQVEEVVDIMRVNLDKVLERDQKLSELDDRADALQAGASQFESSAAKLKRKYWWKNCKMMIMMGVICAIVVVVIVSKYQKPRIKGEET from the exons AT GTCTGAACCAGCTCAGCAACCTGCTCCCGGGGCCCCCGAAGGGGCGGCCCCCGGTGGCGGCCCCCCCGGGCCACCTCCCAACCTGACCAGTAACCGGCGGATGCAGCAGACGCAGGCCCAGGTGGAGGAG GTGGTTGATATAATGCGTGTAAACTTAGACAAGGTGCTGGAAAGAGATCAGAAACTGTCAGAGCTAGATGACCGGGCAGATGCACTTCAAGCTGGTGCCTCACAATTTGAAAGTAGTGCAGCAAAACTCAAAAGGAAGTACTGGTGGAAGAACTGCAAG ATGATGATCATGATGGGAGTGATTTGTGCCattgtggtggtggtgattgTAAGTAAGTACCAAAAGCCCAGGATCAAAGGTGAAGAAACATAG
- the MRPL51 gene encoding 39S ribosomal protein L51, mitochondrial: MAALVRAAGRALLGRAEPLLWAERSLSSGGVHCGAVRPGLPVPLSSPLAGLTRAIRIREPPKRKQVDRWTEKRALFGVYDNVGILGGFKIHPKNLIVGPKWLQGWRGNELQRCIRKKQVVGDRMFVEDYHKLNKRIRFLYRRFNRTGKHR; encoded by the exons ATGGCGGCGCTTGTGAGGGCAGCGGGGCGAGCCCTTCTAGGCCGGGCCGAGCCGCTGCTCTGGGCCGAGCGCAGCCTTAGCAGCGGCGGGGTGCACTGCGGGGCCGTGCGGCCCGGGCTCCCCGTGCCGCTGTCCTCACCCCTGGCAGGGCTCACCCGCGCCATCCGCATCAGGGAGCCCCCGAAGCGCAAGCAGGTGGATCGGTGGACGGAAAAACGGGCCTTGTTCGGGGTCTACGACAACGTAGGGATCCTGG GCGGGTTCAAGATCCACCCGAAGAACCTCATTGTGGGCCCCAAGTGGCTGCAAGGCTGGCGGGGGAACGAGCTGCAGAGGTGCATCCGCAAGAAGCAGGTTGTGGGAGATCGGATGTTTGTAGAGGACTATCATAAACTCAACAAGAGGATCCGGTTCTTGTACAGACGCTTCAATCGTACTGGGAAGCACCGCTAG